A single Anatilimnocola floriformis DNA region contains:
- a CDS encoding P63C domain-containing protein: MGKKKKSELASEHARALSELGAAKGGKARAESMEPDERKAVAKAAAAKRWGGVAVKATHDGALTIAGNQISCAVLEDGRRVLTQETFLEAIGRSPKGKGGQAVSSPDGLPPFLSAEALKPFVDDDLRKATVPIVFRSKNGARTYGYEAKLLPRVCEVYLKARDAGKTTKQQQRIVDACDILVRGLAEVGITALVDEATGFQYDRARHALEEILEAFIKDELGKWAKRFPDEFYVQLFRLKGLNWPTEKNPPQYVGHWTNNLVYKRLAPGVLDELRSKTPKSARGHRTSKFHQWLTDDVGHPKLQEHISAVIALMKSSDDWTDFERRLNKALPKYLPIRPMPLFDHLDDPELLPDEPAS, encoded by the coding sequence ATGGGTAAGAAAAAGAAGAGTGAACTGGCCAGCGAACATGCTCGGGCGTTATCCGAACTGGGCGCTGCAAAAGGTGGCAAGGCTCGTGCAGAGAGCATGGAGCCGGATGAACGAAAGGCTGTTGCAAAAGCAGCTGCTGCGAAGCGGTGGGGTGGCGTAGCCGTCAAGGCAACACACGACGGTGCTTTGACTATCGCCGGGAATCAAATTTCCTGCGCTGTGCTTGAAGATGGTCGCCGCGTGTTAACGCAAGAGACATTTCTGGAGGCAATAGGGCGATCTCCTAAGGGCAAGGGCGGTCAGGCTGTTTCGTCGCCCGACGGATTGCCACCGTTTTTATCTGCCGAAGCGCTTAAGCCGTTTGTCGATGACGACTTACGGAAAGCGACGGTTCCGATTGTGTTTCGCTCGAAAAACGGCGCACGCACGTATGGCTACGAAGCCAAATTGCTCCCTCGGGTATGCGAAGTCTATTTGAAGGCTCGGGATGCCGGCAAAACCACGAAGCAGCAGCAGCGAATTGTTGATGCATGTGACATTCTCGTTCGTGGCCTTGCCGAAGTTGGTATCACCGCGCTTGTTGATGAGGCCACTGGGTTTCAGTACGACCGTGCTCGTCATGCACTCGAAGAAATTCTGGAGGCGTTCATCAAAGATGAACTCGGGAAGTGGGCCAAGCGCTTTCCCGATGAATTCTACGTGCAGCTGTTTCGTTTAAAGGGGCTTAATTGGCCGACGGAAAAGAACCCGCCCCAGTACGTAGGCCATTGGACGAACAACTTGGTTTACAAGCGACTTGCCCCAGGGGTTCTTGATGAACTGCGCTCTAAGACACCGAAGTCCGCGCGGGGCCATCGCACCAGCAAGTTTCATCAATGGCTGACAGATGACGTTGGCCATCCAAAACTACAGGAGCATATTTCGGCAGTTATTGCGCTGATGAAATCATCCGACGACTGGACCGATTTTGAGCGGCGGTTAAACAAAGCGCTGCCGAAGTACTTGCCGATCAGGCCAATGCCGCTATTCGATCACCTAGACGACCCAGAACTGCTGCCCGACGAGCCAGCGTCGTAA
- a CDS encoding IS630 family transposase: protein MSRARAHAKKKTLIASEHDRPDVVEKREKWRAEQQTIPPEKAVFIDETWAKTCMTRTYGRSLIGTRLIEKVPSGRWETTTFLGAMRAEGFIAPLTVEGAINGELFLSWVRKELSPVLRPGDIVVMDNLSSHKVAGVREAIEAVGAEVRYLPPYSPDLNPIELAFAKFKKLLRDGARRTVEKLWELCGTLLDEFTEQECRNYFKHCGYRYT from the coding sequence GTGTCGCGCGCTCGAGCTCACGCGAAAAAAAAGACGCTGATTGCGAGCGAGCATGATCGTCCGGATGTTGTCGAGAAGCGCGAGAAGTGGCGCGCTGAGCAGCAAACCATTCCTCCCGAAAAAGCAGTTTTCATCGATGAAACGTGGGCCAAAACTTGTATGACGCGGACCTATGGGCGTTCGCTCATTGGTACGCGACTGATCGAAAAAGTTCCCAGCGGCCGTTGGGAAACAACGACGTTTCTCGGTGCGATGCGAGCCGAAGGATTTATCGCGCCGCTGACAGTCGAAGGAGCCATTAACGGCGAGCTGTTTCTTTCTTGGGTGCGGAAAGAACTATCGCCGGTGTTGCGGCCTGGCGACATTGTCGTGATGGATAATCTCTCCAGCCACAAAGTGGCCGGCGTCCGCGAAGCGATTGAAGCCGTAGGTGCCGAGGTGCGTTACTTGCCGCCGTACTCACCCGACTTGAACCCGATCGAACTGGCGTTCGCGAAGTTCAAAAAGCTACTGCGCGATGGCGCGCGACGCACCGTCGAAAAACTTTGGGAGCTATGCGGCACACTGCTCGATGAATTCACCGAGCAGGAGTGCCGCAACTACTTCAAGCACTGCGGCTACCGCTACACCTAA
- a CDS encoding Fur family transcriptional regulator, with protein MAKEATPGPAASQLTVQQAREMLRAADLRSTASRLAVLQHLAQFDKPLSHAEVADALVPQGFDKSTLYRCLVELADANLLSRLDAGDHAWRFELRRGDEHEAGAQHPHFMCLDCGKVTCLPEVEVKIVPSGKKTLALGDVTEIFLKGHCTECK; from the coding sequence ATGGCCAAAGAAGCAACTCCTGGACCCGCTGCCTCGCAGCTTACTGTGCAACAAGCTCGCGAAATGCTGCGCGCCGCCGATCTGCGGAGCACGGCCTCGCGCCTCGCCGTGCTGCAGCATCTGGCCCAGTTCGATAAACCCCTCAGCCATGCCGAAGTGGCCGATGCTCTCGTGCCGCAGGGCTTCGATAAGTCGACGCTCTATCGCTGCCTGGTCGAGCTCGCCGATGCCAACTTGCTGTCGCGGCTCGACGCCGGCGATCACGCCTGGCGGTTCGAGCTCCGCCGCGGCGACGAGCACGAGGCCGGCGCCCAGCATCCGCACTTCATGTGTCTCGATTGCGGCAAGGTCACCTGCCTGCCCGAGGTCGAAGTCAAAATCGTCCCCAGCGGTAAAAAAACGCTGGCTCTCGGCGACGTGACCGAGATTTTTCTTAAAGGACATTGCACGGAGTGCAAGTAA
- a CDS encoding HEAT repeat domain-containing protein — translation MSEFFSSPLQRAISRGMQPGKNLVEELGELSDYTVSSAKDGEAIVAALQQLPLGREEKTYTTSLRLLTGLFQDVDGRESPAYEVLFESGLPELVRIFRAQFPTTDDKLADDLLFVLKILAMYGAPEGPECVLQAVRLPLKPGDYMWQMVLGGYSPEHPQRDEIFAALRDPLPPDFIGMSLLDAANGAAIEGDLAEHPFDTPAGHAQLRAWLEDTNPEHFSYAHSATAALPFLDPEARDPLLDIALDHVDTGVQLEGAWAAAKVGRDEGLDFLARYCLDVNHGDVAARYLKELDREDRIPEAATNPDFQAKTTFARWLSHPNELGRAPDEIEIIDKRELVWPPEHEPTDFWLVRFLARDPEGLEADRIDCGLVGSMTWSFLTYQMHLRPPEDAYAIHCYFEMQNLNLIEEAEVDDPSDYAHQVAQWQGPPLVDLKLQEVAEISPELQITPRLVVLGTATVEGVPGWIVLDGPRSQFYPAAEQPSDASRIPPTLMMHVGRQILGFPLTADRLTYLNQSKPQVDPELFLGSYERLLKEVADRRTPPERQKELLVSWSPLTRHFDKYVELLSAANGIPLVQTRIEAYHRVLAIATEADESIRRDVLDELGLVGSKFNDLVTDLQATDNQQAAEALLDLFAPLWDSNLGYGQLSSAAFRLGRVDVAEKFALKLLNDYEQYFRSEEMSRLAELWHSRGETDRARELLLDCLRKTAVHIQESKYNSDRDMFAAEYAVHRATYLKLFDNDEEGLLAQGIVVDPLQLPRIQRTE, via the coding sequence ATGTCCGAGTTTTTTAGTAGCCCTTTGCAGCGGGCAATCAGTCGAGGCATGCAGCCCGGCAAGAACCTCGTCGAGGAACTGGGAGAACTCAGCGATTACACCGTCAGCTCGGCCAAGGACGGCGAAGCCATCGTTGCCGCTCTCCAGCAGCTGCCGCTCGGGCGCGAAGAAAAGACCTATACCACGTCGCTCCGACTGTTGACCGGTTTGTTTCAAGATGTCGATGGGCGGGAGTCGCCGGCCTACGAAGTGTTGTTCGAAAGTGGCCTGCCTGAGCTCGTGCGAATCTTCCGCGCGCAGTTTCCCACCACCGACGACAAGCTCGCCGACGACCTGCTGTTTGTGCTGAAGATTCTCGCCATGTACGGCGCCCCCGAGGGACCGGAATGCGTGCTGCAAGCCGTTCGGCTGCCGCTCAAGCCCGGCGACTACATGTGGCAAATGGTCCTCGGCGGTTACTCGCCCGAGCATCCGCAGCGCGATGAGATTTTCGCCGCGCTCCGCGATCCGCTCCCGCCCGATTTCATCGGCATGTCGTTGCTCGATGCAGCCAACGGAGCAGCCATCGAAGGAGATCTAGCCGAACATCCCTTCGACACGCCGGCTGGTCACGCGCAGCTGCGGGCCTGGCTGGAAGACACCAATCCCGAACACTTCAGTTATGCCCACAGCGCTACGGCGGCTCTGCCGTTTCTCGACCCCGAGGCCCGCGATCCGTTGCTCGACATTGCGCTCGATCACGTCGACACCGGCGTGCAACTCGAAGGGGCTTGGGCGGCGGCGAAAGTCGGTCGCGATGAAGGGCTCGATTTTCTCGCGCGATATTGCCTCGATGTGAATCACGGCGACGTCGCAGCCCGTTACTTGAAAGAACTCGACCGCGAGGACCGCATTCCCGAGGCGGCCACGAATCCCGACTTTCAAGCCAAGACGACGTTCGCGCGCTGGCTCTCGCACCCCAACGAATTGGGCCGGGCTCCGGATGAGATCGAGATCATCGACAAACGCGAGCTCGTCTGGCCTCCTGAGCACGAGCCGACCGACTTCTGGCTGGTTCGCTTTCTGGCTCGCGACCCGGAAGGGCTGGAAGCCGATCGAATCGATTGCGGGCTCGTGGGGAGCATGACGTGGAGTTTTCTCACGTATCAAATGCACCTGCGTCCGCCGGAGGATGCCTACGCCATTCACTGCTACTTCGAAATGCAGAATCTCAATCTGATCGAAGAAGCCGAGGTCGACGATCCGTCCGATTACGCGCACCAGGTTGCGCAGTGGCAGGGTCCGCCGCTGGTCGATCTCAAGCTGCAGGAGGTCGCCGAGATTTCTCCCGAGCTGCAGATCACGCCGCGGCTGGTCGTGTTGGGTACGGCAACGGTCGAAGGCGTGCCGGGCTGGATCGTGCTCGATGGCCCGCGCAGCCAGTTTTATCCCGCCGCCGAACAACCGTCCGATGCGTCGCGCATCCCGCCGACCCTGATGATGCACGTCGGCCGCCAGATACTCGGCTTTCCGCTCACTGCCGATCGGCTTACGTACTTGAACCAAAGCAAACCGCAGGTCGATCCGGAACTGTTCCTGGGATCTTACGAACGGCTTCTCAAGGAAGTCGCCGATCGGCGCACGCCGCCCGAACGACAAAAAGAACTGCTCGTCAGCTGGAGTCCGCTCACGCGCCACTTCGATAAATATGTCGAGCTATTATCGGCTGCGAATGGCATTCCGTTAGTGCAAACTCGCATCGAGGCCTATCACCGCGTCTTAGCCATCGCCACGGAAGCCGACGAATCGATTCGCCGCGACGTGCTCGACGAGCTCGGCCTGGTCGGCAGCAAGTTCAATGATCTCGTCACCGATCTGCAGGCGACTGATAACCAGCAAGCCGCCGAAGCATTGCTCGATCTCTTCGCGCCGCTTTGGGATAGCAACCTCGGCTACGGTCAACTCAGCTCGGCAGCCTTTCGCCTGGGACGCGTCGATGTCGCCGAAAAGTTCGCATTAAAACTCCTGAACGACTACGAGCAGTATTTTCGTAGCGAAGAAATGAGCCGCCTCGCCGAACTCTGGCACAGCCGCGGCGAAACCGACCGCGCCCGCGAACTCCTCCTCGACTGCCTCCGCAAAACGGCGGTGCACATTCAAGAAAGCAAATACAACTCCGACCGCGACATGTTCGCCGCCGAATACGCAGTGCATCGCGCGACCTATCTCAAGCTTTTCGACAATGACGAAGAGGGCCTACTAGCGCAAGGAATTGTGGTGGACCCATTGCAACTACCGCGAATTCAGCGGACGGAATAG
- a CDS encoding DinB family protein codes for MSNRLIDQYAAGPSQLRSAVAGMTRDQLIARPISGKWSTLELVAHIADFEPVYVDRMKRIIAQDKPAMASGDPDLFASKLAYHDRDINEELALIDACRVHMTRVLRTLPPEAFERVGIHSDNGPMTLEKILTNIGNHIPHHLPFLAEKRRALGV; via the coding sequence ATGTCGAACCGACTCATCGATCAATACGCGGCAGGCCCTTCGCAACTGCGAAGCGCAGTCGCCGGCATGACTCGCGATCAGCTCATCGCCCGGCCGATCAGCGGCAAATGGAGCACGCTCGAACTCGTCGCTCACATCGCCGATTTTGAACCGGTGTATGTCGATCGCATGAAGCGAATCATCGCGCAAGACAAACCAGCGATGGCGAGCGGCGATCCTGATCTGTTCGCCAGCAAACTGGCTTATCACGATCGCGATATCAACGAAGAGCTCGCCCTGATCGATGCTTGCCGCGTGCACATGACGCGTGTCCTCCGCACGCTGCCGCCGGAAGCCTTCGAACGCGTCGGCATTCACAGCGACAACGGCCCGATGACGCTGGAAAAGATCCTCACCAACATCGGCAACCACATTCCGCATCACTTGCCGTTTCTCGCGGAGAAGCGGCGAGCGCTCGGCGTGTAA
- a CDS encoding DUF1501 domain-containing protein, whose product MLCIPGQPGKDLCDKHLGVTRRDILRVGGSGILGMSLAGMLRTQAVQAATPAPGSGPGWGKAKSVIMIYLQGGPSHLDLWDPKENVPENVKSIFKTEKSKVPGMDLTELLPNLGKVTDKLSLIRSMSYTPVGLFNHTAAIYQIHTGYTADKVSPSGQLEPPSPKDFPTFGSNIVRLKPPETPMLPFVMMPRPLQESNVVNKAGTAGFLGRAFDPYYLFPPGDDMDMSKMEKIRVDDLTLRPEVSEARLDRRARLRDLVNQGMPEIDKAVAKYDLDKYYDSALNLIMSGKAREAFAIGSEKDALREKYGKNTFGQCCLLARRLVEAGTRVVEVIWPKVANSDNHSWDVHVGLPDRMKKQAAPMLDAGLSSLIEDLDQRGLLDETLVVALGEFGRSPQRGVSTSGNGNSADGRDHWPYCYTAVVAGAGIKRGAVYGESDKTASAPVANPVHPIELLATIYHAVGINPQTIVYNHLNQPRELVKAEPVTKLFG is encoded by the coding sequence ATGCTGTGCATCCCTGGTCAACCGGGTAAGGATTTGTGCGACAAGCATTTGGGCGTTACTCGCCGCGATATTCTCCGCGTCGGCGGCAGCGGCATTCTCGGCATGTCGCTGGCCGGCATGCTGCGCACGCAAGCCGTGCAGGCCGCCACGCCCGCCCCCGGCAGTGGTCCCGGTTGGGGCAAAGCCAAAAGCGTGATCATGATTTACCTGCAGGGTGGCCCGAGCCATCTCGACCTGTGGGACCCGAAAGAGAACGTGCCGGAGAACGTGAAGTCGATCTTCAAGACCGAGAAGTCCAAAGTTCCCGGCATGGATCTGACCGAACTGCTGCCTAACCTCGGCAAGGTCACCGACAAGCTCTCGCTCATTCGTTCGATGAGCTACACGCCGGTTGGGCTCTTTAATCACACCGCGGCCATCTATCAGATTCACACGGGCTACACCGCCGATAAGGTGAGTCCGTCGGGTCAGTTGGAACCTCCCTCGCCGAAGGATTTTCCGACGTTCGGCAGCAACATCGTCCGCCTCAAGCCGCCAGAAACGCCGATGCTGCCGTTCGTGATGATGCCGCGGCCGCTGCAAGAGAGCAACGTCGTCAACAAGGCCGGCACCGCGGGTTTCCTCGGCCGGGCCTTTGATCCTTATTATCTGTTTCCACCAGGCGACGACATGGACATGTCGAAGATGGAGAAGATCCGCGTCGACGATCTGACGCTGCGGCCGGAAGTTTCGGAAGCTCGCCTCGATCGCCGCGCTCGCCTGCGCGATCTCGTCAATCAAGGCATGCCGGAAATCGACAAGGCCGTCGCGAAGTACGACCTCGATAAGTACTACGACTCGGCGCTCAACCTCATCATGTCCGGCAAGGCTCGCGAAGCCTTTGCCATCGGCAGTGAGAAAGATGCCCTCCGCGAAAAGTACGGCAAAAACACGTTCGGCCAATGCTGCTTGCTCGCTCGCCGTTTGGTGGAAGCTGGCACGCGCGTGGTCGAAGTCATCTGGCCGAAGGTCGCGAACAGCGACAACCACTCGTGGGACGTTCACGTTGGCTTGCCGGACCGCATGAAGAAGCAAGCCGCCCCGATGCTCGACGCCGGTCTCAGTTCGCTCATCGAAGACCTCGATCAGCGCGGCCTGCTCGACGAAACGCTCGTCGTGGCCCTCGGCGAGTTCGGCCGCAGTCCGCAGCGCGGCGTGAGCACCAGCGGCAACGGCAACAGCGCCGACGGCCGCGATCACTGGCCCTACTGCTACACGGCAGTCGTCGCCGGCGCCGGCATCAAGCGCGGCGCGGTCTACGGCGAGAGTGACAAAACGGCTTCGGCCCCGGTTGCAAACCCCGTGCATCCGATCGAGTTACTCGCCACGATTTACCACGCCGTCGGCATCAACCCGCAGACCATCGTTTACAACCACCTGAACCAACCTCGCGAGTTGGTGAAGGCCGAACCGGTAACGAAACTGTTTGGCTAA
- the ligA gene encoding NAD-dependent DNA ligase LigA: protein MSAPAKRVQELRKLIRHHDELYYKKATPEITDLEYDKLMQELQQLESQHPELITADSPTQKLGDQPVEGLTQVAHRVPMLSIENSYDVPTVKKFAQSTADALDGEAVEWVVEYKIDGAAIALTYEKGKLVRAATRGNGSVGDDITHNAVTILDVPRRLVGSPPPILEIRGEVYMNNSDLVALNERQAERGEAAYANPRNVAAGSIRLLDPRECASRRLRFFAHGVGYCEGLQVADHIEFLKDLASYGLTPTPRVQSFKSIDEALAHCDVMIEEMGNLDFEIDGLVLKVNRYDQRERLGMRTKSPKWVIAYKFEKYEAKTKVNKISVQVGKTGAITPVAELEPVQLAGTIVSRSSLHNADEIKRKDIREGDWVIVEKAGKIIPHIVRVEKHERTTELPEFAFPTHCPECKTELIKDEGGVYIRCPNPGCPAKLQERIRFFASRDAMDIEGLGGKLVEQLVAGEIVTTYGDLYRLSSDSLMKLERMGKKSADKLLAGIEGSKGRGLARLLSSLSIRHVGQRVGKLLAESFGSIEALSAASEEQLQINEIGPAIAASMHEFLHSDYGQAMIADLKSLGVNMEEEIKTPAATAGGVLAGKTLVVTGTLAKYKRNEIEALIEEHGGRASGSVSAKTDYLVAGADAGSKLEKATKLGVKVISEDEFQELIGLK from the coding sequence ATGTCTGCTCCTGCAAAGCGCGTTCAAGAGCTCCGCAAATTGATTCGTCATCACGACGAACTCTATTACAAAAAGGCGACGCCCGAGATCACCGATCTGGAATACGACAAGCTGATGCAGGAATTGCAGCAGCTCGAGTCGCAGCATCCAGAGCTGATCACGGCTGACAGCCCCACGCAGAAGCTGGGCGATCAGCCCGTCGAGGGTTTGACGCAGGTGGCCCATCGCGTGCCGATGCTGTCAATCGAGAATTCGTACGACGTACCGACGGTGAAAAAGTTTGCCCAGAGCACAGCAGATGCGCTCGACGGCGAAGCGGTCGAGTGGGTCGTCGAATATAAGATCGACGGCGCTGCGATTGCCCTCACTTATGAAAAGGGAAAGCTCGTGCGGGCTGCCACGCGCGGCAACGGCTCTGTCGGCGACGACATCACGCACAACGCGGTGACGATTCTCGATGTGCCGAGGCGGCTGGTTGGTTCGCCGCCGCCGATTTTGGAGATTCGCGGCGAAGTCTACATGAATAACAGCGACCTGGTGGCGCTCAACGAGCGCCAAGCCGAGCGCGGCGAAGCGGCGTATGCGAATCCGCGTAACGTCGCCGCGGGAAGTATTCGGCTGCTCGATCCGCGCGAGTGCGCATCGCGACGTCTGCGGTTCTTCGCGCATGGCGTGGGTTATTGCGAAGGGTTGCAGGTCGCCGATCACATCGAGTTCTTGAAGGACCTGGCTTCGTACGGTTTGACCCCCACACCGCGCGTGCAATCTTTCAAGAGCATCGACGAAGCCCTCGCGCATTGCGACGTGATGATCGAAGAGATGGGCAATCTCGATTTCGAAATCGACGGCCTCGTGCTGAAGGTGAATCGCTACGACCAGCGCGAACGCCTCGGCATGCGCACCAAGAGTCCGAAGTGGGTGATCGCCTACAAGTTTGAAAAATACGAAGCCAAGACAAAGGTCAACAAAATCAGCGTGCAGGTCGGCAAGACCGGCGCCATCACACCGGTCGCGGAACTCGAGCCGGTGCAACTCGCAGGGACAATCGTCAGTCGCTCGAGCCTGCACAATGCCGACGAAATCAAGCGGAAGGATATTCGCGAGGGGGATTGGGTCATCGTCGAGAAGGCCGGCAAGATCATTCCGCATATCGTGCGCGTCGAGAAGCACGAGCGGACCACCGAACTGCCGGAGTTCGCTTTCCCAACGCATTGCCCCGAGTGCAAAACCGAACTCATCAAAGACGAAGGTGGCGTTTACATTCGCTGTCCCAACCCGGGTTGCCCGGCGAAGCTGCAGGAGCGGATTCGTTTCTTTGCCTCGCGCGACGCGATGGATATCGAAGGCCTCGGCGGCAAACTCGTCGAGCAACTGGTTGCCGGCGAGATCGTAACGACGTACGGCGACTTATATCGATTGTCCTCCGATTCGCTGATGAAGCTCGAACGGATGGGCAAGAAATCGGCTGACAAATTGCTCGCCGGCATCGAAGGGAGTAAAGGCCGCGGCCTGGCCCGGTTGCTCAGTTCGCTATCGATTCGGCACGTCGGTCAGCGCGTCGGCAAACTCCTCGCCGAGAGCTTCGGCAGCATCGAGGCGTTGTCGGCCGCCAGCGAAGAGCAGCTGCAAATCAACGAGATCGGCCCCGCCATCGCCGCGAGCATGCATGAGTTTCTGCACAGCGATTACGGCCAAGCCATGATCGCCGATTTGAAGTCGCTCGGCGTCAATATGGAGGAAGAAATCAAAACGCCGGCCGCGACGGCTGGCGGCGTGCTCGCGGGAAAAACGCTGGTCGTCACTGGCACGCTCGCCAAGTATAAGCGGAACGAAATCGAAGCCCTGATCGAAGAACACGGCGGCCGGGCGAGCGGCAGCGTGAGCGCGAAGACGGATTATTTGGTCGCTGGGGCCGATGCGGGAAGCAAGCTAGAGAAAGCGACGAAGCTGGGCGTGAAGGTAATTTCGGAAGATGAGTTTCAGGAATTGATTGGGTTGAAGTAG
- a CDS encoding metallophosphoesterase produces MEPHTYFVSDLHLFSRRSQAPQHAAALHAAARRARTFVLGGDIFDFRWSTLGSIETTVRASVDWIDDLVRKCPDCQFHFVAGNHDYNQRFLNAIGEYSQQTPNLQFHHYYLRLAGSIFLHGDAADHPTMCASRLQANRQHWLKDESRGPIKNLLYDLAVKARLHRLAGVVHPKKKVAQRLTGYLDRIGHGPGSGLEHVYFGHTHQAMSNYSLGGLTFHNGGAPMAGLQFRIVPVNPTEATEQSITSGNAIAGA; encoded by the coding sequence ATGGAACCGCACACTTACTTTGTGTCAGATCTCCATCTGTTCTCGCGCCGCTCGCAGGCGCCGCAGCATGCGGCCGCGCTGCACGCGGCAGCCCGGCGGGCTCGCACATTCGTGCTTGGTGGCGACATCTTTGATTTTCGCTGGTCGACGCTGGGATCGATTGAAACGACGGTGAGGGCTTCGGTCGATTGGATCGACGACCTGGTTCGAAAGTGTCCAGACTGCCAGTTTCACTTCGTCGCCGGCAACCACGATTACAACCAGCGGTTTCTGAATGCCATCGGCGAGTATTCGCAGCAAACGCCGAACTTACAATTTCATCATTATTACCTGCGACTCGCTGGCAGCATTTTTCTGCATGGCGATGCTGCCGATCACCCGACGATGTGTGCCAGCCGGCTGCAAGCCAATCGGCAACATTGGCTGAAGGATGAATCGCGCGGGCCGATCAAGAACTTGCTTTACGATCTCGCCGTGAAGGCTCGGCTGCATCGCCTGGCTGGCGTGGTGCATCCCAAAAAGAAAGTCGCTCAGCGATTGACCGGCTATCTCGACCGCATCGGCCATGGCCCGGGGAGCGGCCTGGAGCATGTCTACTTCGGCCACACGCACCAGGCCATGTCGAACTACTCGCTCGGCGGCCTGACCTTTCATAACGGCGGAGCGCCGATGGCAGGGCTGCAGTTCCGCATCGTGCCGGTGAATCCGACTGAGGCTACTGAGCAGAGCATTACATCGGGGAATGCGATTGCTGGGGCTTAG
- a CDS encoding IS1 family transposase, producing the protein MRKLSTEKRVMILSALVEGNSINATCRMTGASKVTVLRLLADAGTFCAQYHNVFVRELKSKRVQLDEIWSFCGCKDKAKQQGAGGHGSVWTWTAIDADSKLCVSYLVGLRDASYAAAFCKDTADRLANRVQLTSDGYKPYLAAVDAAFAGAVDYAMLIKVYGAGDDDHRYSPATCTGCKTEVQSGSPDPEFINTSYVERQNLTLRMSQRRFTRLTNAFSKKIENHEHAVALHYFHYNFIRKHQTLKTTPAVAAGIASKSLTVLDLVTMIEAEEAKLGERLTSYLPAKRKESE; encoded by the coding sequence ATGCGAAAACTGAGCACCGAAAAACGAGTCATGATTCTTTCCGCTCTGGTGGAAGGAAACAGCATCAACGCCACTTGCCGCATGACCGGCGCAAGCAAAGTAACGGTGCTGCGGTTGCTCGCCGACGCTGGCACGTTTTGCGCTCAGTATCACAATGTGTTCGTTCGTGAGTTGAAATCGAAGCGCGTGCAGCTGGACGAAATTTGGTCGTTCTGCGGCTGCAAAGATAAAGCCAAGCAGCAAGGTGCTGGCGGTCATGGCAGCGTGTGGACTTGGACCGCGATTGATGCCGACAGCAAGTTGTGCGTCAGCTATTTGGTTGGCCTGCGTGATGCGAGCTACGCCGCCGCGTTCTGCAAAGACACCGCTGATCGCCTTGCCAATCGCGTGCAACTGACGAGCGATGGTTACAAGCCCTACTTGGCTGCTGTCGATGCCGCGTTCGCTGGTGCCGTCGATTACGCGATGCTGATCAAAGTTTACGGCGCTGGTGACGACGATCACCGCTACAGCCCAGCCACTTGCACTGGCTGCAAGACGGAAGTGCAATCCGGCAGCCCAGACCCAGAATTCATCAATACCAGCTACGTTGAACGGCAGAATCTGACGCTGCGAATGTCACAACGCCGGTTCACGCGGCTGACGAATGCGTTTTCCAAGAAGATTGAAAACCACGAACACGCGGTCGCTCTGCATTACTTCCACTATAATTTCATTCGGAAGCACCAGACCCTTAAAACCACGCCGGCTGTTGCCGCTGGTATCGCCAGCAAGTCGCTGACGGTGTTGGATTTGGTGACGATGATCGAAGCAGAAGAAGCAAAACTTGGCGAACGGCTTACAAGCTACTTGCCCGCAAAACGGAAGGAAAGCGAATAA